The following proteins are encoded in a genomic region of Drosophila willistoni isolate 14030-0811.24 chromosome 3R, UCI_dwil_1.1, whole genome shotgun sequence:
- the LOC6647059 gene encoding uncharacterized protein LOC6647059: MFPQAELENYKLQVELLQEKLQRSEDNRQQLEHKLDKVLQKRHELDKSVRQRNRQKYQEFLDEQSKRNERNRKLVQMLERVDEQTAIMSQRSERLKMMKLQYQMYFAKLVQNQTLRCIQHTQVPPGVVAAAGVGMGVGVGVGGGNMATIPVILQPQANAGQATTAGGVTGQPWTFAAMPFGQPQQAVLTPQFATPTTTVMPSAPAPATAAAAAAPPPHLHPHHSSMQATQPIYYPELYGGVPLATSNLFDLRATLRAFDNENADLPDRMATRFNMEAASEALTGDYRPEPLPTTVATPTTTASSSDTGRDKGVRQLSSTSSTLATSSLTFDKLPKTSSPTLTLTELPPATGFTPGPGSSFGPGSGQPQMPPHSDRLEEHNQQQQQAAWTNSRVTKVEHEKSPNVVGHNEQPAGLGPGQQHQQQQPQSNNFQAYFSEMKIDEPTEDKRELNVRTGMGTGMGMGMGMGTTRPTELGISNDLLEEVKASRAALEMAAAAVDEQLARGNQLSPPSAGGGGGGLMDELKPEARLSIENIENAIYGERLTAAAATHPPPTQGLLENLVTNKRTSEKGERERERNAADTAVAGLAEPLDYGQYETAGYSEPMEPIYASIDSNQQPAVEAVPTPAAAAAGATVEPLYSEIGNPTDYQQYGAEGNAAASVAAETAASEASVSAQEYSNIDYGNYETDQYAAAGYDPNAYPGYIYDEATGQYIADPNAGPYAADGSYAGQEYDANVANYDYNAYAEQQQQQQQQQQLLGEQQEGYPMTENTNNQLQTEMESSQPPATTTPPAIATPTNSNEATVSSPPVAASKPPVKPTSILSSTDKQVPTNDAQQQLKKKKRVNFVDSSETDDSSSAKPAPPVAVTPSSSASPSASAATGAAPSQPAPVQAPASASTPVMEGGAGVTAAGGTGAGSESDFDFSTGSEAKN; the protein is encoded by the exons ATGTTTCCACAGGCCGAATTGGAGAATTACAAATTGCAGGTTGAACTGCTGCAGGAGAAATTGCAACGCAG TGAGGACAATCGCCAGCAATTGGAGCACAAACTGGACAAAGTTCTACAAAAGCGTCACGAACT TGATAAATCTGTGCGTCAGCGGAACCGTCAAAAGTATCAAGAATTTCTCGATGAGCAGAGCAAACGTAATGAGAGGAACAGAAAGTTAGTCCAAATGCTGGAACGTGTCGATGAACAAACGGCCATCATGTCACAGCGTAGTGAACGGCTTAAAATGATGAAG CTGCAATATCAAATGTACTTTGCGAAATTGGTACAGAATCAAACATTGCGTTGCATACAGCACACACAGGTGCCTCCAGGTGTTGTGGCAGCTGCTGGTGTTGGCATGggcgttggcgttggcgtCGGTGGGGGGAATATGGCGACGATTCCTGTGATATTGCAACCGCAGGCCAATGCTGGACAGGCGACAACTGCAGGTGGAGTAACTGGACAGCCATGGACATTTGCCGCCATGCCATTTGGCCAGCCTCAACAGGCGGTGTTAACACCACAGTTTGCCACACCAACTACAACTGTCATGCCATCTGCTCCTGCTCCGGCtaccgctgccgctgctgctgctcctcctcctcatctTCATCCGCATCATTCTTCTATGCAGGCAACCCAGCCCATATATTATCCTGAGCTTTATGGTGGAGTCCCATTGGCCACTTCCAACTTGTTTGATCTGCGCGCCACATTGCGCGCCTTTGATAATGAGAATGCCGATTTGCCCGACCGAATGGCAACACGCTTCAATATGGAAGCAGCATCTGAAGCGCTGACAGGTGATTATCGGCCTGAGCCACTCCCAACTACAgtagcaacaccaacaacaaccgcCTCCTCCTCGGATACAGGCAGAGACAAAGGTGTGCGGCAACTGAGCAGCACATCCTCAACTCTGGCCACATCCTCGTTGACATTTGATAAATTGCCAAAGACGTCGTCGCCCACGCTAACCCTGACTGAGTTGCCGCCTGCGACTGGCTTTACTCCTGGTCCTGGTTCTAGCTTTGGCCCTGGTTCTGGGCAACCGCAAATGCCACCACACTCCGATCGACTCGAGGaacacaaccaacaacaacagcaagctGCCTGGACAAATTCACGCGTGACTAAAGTCGAGCATGAAAAATCACCAAATGTCGTTGGCCATAATGAGCAGCCAGCAGGACTAGGACCAGGccaacagcatcagcaacagcagccgcaGTCGAACAATTTTCAAGCATACTTTAGTGAGATGAAAATCGATGAGCCAACCGAAGATAAACGTGAACTAAACGTGCGTACGGGAATGGGAACGGgcatgggaatgggaatgggtaTGGGTACGACAAGACCTACCGAACTTGGCATCAGCAACGATTTGCTTGAGGAAGTAAAAGCCAGTCGAGCGGCTTTAGAGATGGCAGCGGCTGCGGTTGATGAGCAGCTAGCTAGAGGTAATCAATTGTCGCCACCCtctgctggtggtggtggtggtggcctCATGGACGAGTTAAAACCAGAGGCTCGTCTGTCGATTGAGAATATTGAAAATGCCATTTACGGTGAACGTttgacagcagcagcggcaacgCATCCGCCACCCACGCAGGGATTATTGGAAAATTTGGTGACCAACAAGCGGACGTCAGAGAaaggagagagggagagggagagaaatgCTGCTGATACTGCGGTGGCTGGACTGGCTGAACCCCTCGATTATGGGCAATATGAAACGGCCGGTTATAGCGAACCAATGGAACCAATTTATGCCAGCATCGATTCGAACCAACAGCCTGCTGTTGAAGCTGTTCCtactcctgctgctgctgctgctggggcAACTGTCGAGCCGCTTTACAGTGAAATCGGAAATCCCACAGACTATCAACAGTATGGAGCGGAAGGCAATGCTGCCGCATCGGTAGCAGCTGAAACTGCCGCCTCAGAGGCCTCAGTGTCCGCGCAAGAATACTCGAATATTGATTATGGTAACTATGAGACAGACCAGTATGCCGCTGCCGGCTATGATCCCAATGCCTATCCGGGCTACATATACGATGAGGCAACTGGCCAATATATAGCCGATCCCAATGCTGGGCCATATGCGGCGGATGGCAGCTATGCTGGCCAGGAATACGATGCGAATGTTGCGAATTATGACTACAATGCTTATGCtgaacagcaacagcagcagcaacagcaacaacaattactCGGTGAGCAACAGGAAGGCTATCCTATGACTGAAAACACAAACAACCAACTACAAACTGAGATGGAGTCAAGCCaaccaccagcaacaacaacacctcCAGCCATCGCCACCCCCACCAACAGCAATGAGGCGACTGTTAGTAGTCCTCCAGTTGCCGCCTCCAAACCGCCTGTCAAACCCACATCGATACTCTCGTCGACAGACAAACAAGTGCCGACTAATGATgcgcagcagcagctaaagaagaagaagcgcGTTAATTTTGTTGACAGCAGCGAAACGGATGATAGCTCAAGCGCGAAACCAGCGCCGCCGGTTGCTGTGActccatcatcatcagcatcaccATCAGCATCGGCAGCAACGGGAGCAGCTCCATCTCAGCCGGCTCCAGTTCAAGCTCCCGCTTCTGCATCAACTCCTGTCATGGAAGGAGGAGCAGGAGTTACTGCTGCTGGTGGAACGGGTGCTGGCAGCGAGAGTGATTTCGATTTCTCAACAGGCAGCGAGGCGAAGAATTAG
- the LOC6646927 gene encoding dynein regulatory complex protein 9: MSLQAQVDELRQVLLLYTYKDTLDKLVIQQRSQRLNLSKTMPSLPASLRRRRRSSSAGDQDRPERVLLTGKTLPRLESLLGEGETDADLDLDEGILNSLKFERDMDALRAIYEAAIKEVTEPEQNMDALDRAIGALNGNSSGESQAMKELQSSKDELKNLKHELERVKQSGLDRLKDIDERTADAKYNLRCVSRVNDLEYNLVQRWEAGRITQGEIWGENAERAYLRDILDYKQRLAREERVSGELRAFRSGEIIELRRRIEEWQQRYVSELRRVDRESEAWELRILEQKKLLVRHREIYEERLAFVKDYQAKKAEEQRLHDLQVHRMECAIKLQAWWRGTMVRRGLGPFKKKPKRGKRGKAKK, translated from the coding sequence ATGTCGCTGCAAGCACAAGTCGACGAGCTGCGTCAAGTGCTACTTCTGTATACCTACAAGGACACCTTGGATAAACTGGTGATCCAGCAACGTTCTCAACGCTTGAATCTAAGTAAGACAATGCCATCGCTTCCAGCTTCCTTGCGTCGTCGACGTCGCAGCTCTTCTGCAGGCGACCAGGACAGGCCGGAACGTGTCCTGCTTACAGGCAAGACGCTGCCACGTCTGGAATCACTACTGGGTGAGGGCGAAACAGATGCTGACCTGGACTTGGATGAGGGCATCTTGAATTCCTTAAAGTTTGAACGCGACATGGATGCCCTACGTGCCATTTACGAGGCCGCCATCAAGGAGGTCACCGAACCAGAGCAAAATATGGATGCCTTAGATCGTGCCATTGGCGCCCTGAATGGCAATAGCAGTGGAGAATCTCAGGCCATGAAGGAGCTTCAAAGCTCCAAGGATGAGTTGAAAAACCTCAAACATGAATTGGAGAGGGTAAAACAAAGTGGTTTGGACCGCCTAAAGGACATTGATGAACGCACCGCCGATGCCAAATACAATCTACGCTGTGTGTCCCGGGTCAATGACTTGGAATACAATTTGGTTCAACGCTGGGAGGCTGGTCGCATAACGCAGGGCGAGATTTGGGGTGAGAATGCTGAACGAGCCTATTTGAGGGACATTCTCGACTACAAGCAACGTCTGGCCCGCGAGGAGCGTGTCAGTGGCGAACTGAGAGCCTTTCGCAGTGGCGAGATTATCGAGTTGCGGCGCCGCATCGAAGAGTGGCAACAACGCTACGTTTCCGAGCTGCGTCGCGTGGACCGCGAGTCCGAAGCGTGGGAGCTACGCATACTGGAGCAAAAGAAACTGCTGGTCCGTCATCGCGAAATCTATGAAGAGCGTTTGGCATTCGTCAAGGATTACCAGGCCAAAAAGGCGGAGGAGCAACGTTTGCATGATCTTCAAGTGCATCGCATGGAGTGTGCCATTAAGTTGCAAGCCTGGTGGCGTGGCACAATGGTCCGACGTGGCCTGGGGCCATTCAAGAAGAAACCCAAACGAGGCAAACGCGGCAAGGCCAAGAAGTAG